One part of the Patescibacteria group bacterium genome encodes these proteins:
- a CDS encoding HD domain-containing protein: protein MNIPKHILDILRQLRVHQHEAYIVGGCVRDLLLQKEPKDWDITTKAKPEQILAVFKDAKYENEFGTVLLPWRHPAKAGEDKGELVDVIEITTYRSEQGYSDRRHPDTVRFETELDKDLERRDFTINALALDLSGDKPVVIDLFGGQKDLKAKIIRAVGEPADRFKEDALRMLRAVRFSAQLGFELEAKTQRAIVKLAGGLKFVSKERIRDEFIKIISSDRPAEGLLLLHECKLLQYIIPELEQGIGVNQDRHHIYPVFKHNVLALKHCPSPAWPVRLAALFHDIAKPKTRKIIKGVATFYNHEYLGAKMVDRIMLRLKFSTLERERVVNLVRNHMFYYNVGEVTAASVRRLIVKVGRENLKDLIDLRIADRLGSGTPKAVPYKLRHLQYMLEKVQSDPVSVKMLKINGSDLMEQLKIPPSPKIGAILDVLLSEVIENPNLNTQEYLSHRALALNNLDLDALRAQAKDIISDKQQQDDRQIKKNYKV from the coding sequence ATGAATATCCCTAAGCACATCTTAGATATCTTGCGTCAATTACGAGTCCATCAGCATGAGGCCTATATTGTGGGCGGTTGCGTTCGTGATTTGCTTTTGCAAAAGGAACCGAAAGATTGGGATATCACGACTAAGGCTAAGCCGGAGCAGATCTTGGCCGTTTTTAAGGATGCTAAATATGAAAATGAGTTCGGCACCGTCCTGCTGCCTTGGCGCCACCCAGCTAAAGCGGGGGAAGACAAGGGAGAGTTGGTCGATGTCATTGAGATAACCACCTATCGTAGTGAACAAGGTTATTCTGACCGCCGTCATCCAGACACGGTCCGCTTTGAAACTGAATTAGATAAAGACCTGGAGCGTCGTGACTTTACCATTAACGCCTTAGCCCTAGACCTGTCTGGTGATAAGCCAGTGGTGATCGACCTGTTTGGTGGACAAAAGGATTTAAAAGCTAAGATCATTAGGGCTGTAGGCGAGCCAGCTGATCGATTTAAAGAAGATGCTTTGCGTATGCTCCGAGCCGTCCGCTTCAGCGCCCAGTTAGGCTTTGAGCTCGAAGCTAAGACCCAGCGGGCGATCGTTAAATTAGCCGGCGGCTTGAAGTTCGTTTCCAAGGAAAGGATTAGAGATGAATTTATCAAGATAATCTCTTCTGACCGCCCGGCCGAAGGCCTGCTCTTACTCCATGAATGCAAGCTCTTGCAATATATTATTCCGGAATTGGAACAGGGAATCGGAGTCAACCAGGATAGACATCATATCTATCCGGTTTTCAAGCATAACGTCTTGGCTCTCAAGCATTGTCCGAGCCCAGCTTGGCCGGTGCGTCTGGCCGCCCTTTTTCATGATATCGCTAAACCCAAGACCAGAAAAATTATTAAAGGCGTCGCTACCTTCTATAATCATGAATACCTCGGGGCCAAGATGGTCGATCGAATCATGCTGCGCCTGAAATTTAGCACCCTGGAGCGCGAGCGCGTTGTCAATCTGGTCAGGAACCACATGTTCTATTATAATGTCGGAGAAGTGACGGCGGCCTCCGTCCGGCGGCTGATCGTCAAAGTCGGCCGGGAGAATCTCAAAGACCTGATTGATCTAAGGATCGCTGATCGCTTAGGCTCGGGGACGCCTAAAGCCGTTCCTTATAAGTTGCGCCATCTCCAATACATGTTAGAGAAAGTCCAATCCGACCCGGTTTCCGTCAAGATGCTCAAAATAAACGGTTCGGATTTGATGGAACAGCTGAAAATACCGCCTAGTCCAAAGATTGGAGCGATTTTAGACGTACTACTGAGCGAGGTGATAGAAAATCCAAACTTGAACACTCAAGAATATCTTAGCCATCGCGCCCTAGCGCTAAATAATTTAGACTTAGATGCTCTAAGAGCCCAGGCTAAAGATATTATCTCAGACAAGCAGCAGCAAGATGACCGGCAAATAAAAAAGAATTATAAAGTTTAA